Within the Arthrobacter sp. V1I7 genome, the region GTGCCCTGCAGCCCGTCTTCCGCAGCGGCGGCACCGTCACCGCCGGCAACGCCTGCCCGCTGAATGACGGCGCCGCCGCCGTCGTGGTCATGAGCGACGCGCGGGCCCGCGAACTCGGGCTGCAGCCACTGGCACGGATCGTCTCCACCGGCGTCAGCGCCCTGTCACCCGAGCTGATGGGGATGGGCCCGGTGGAGGCGAGCCGCCGTGCGCTGAAGCTCGCCGGGCTGGGCATCGGGGACATCGACCTCGTGGAACTTAACGAGGCGTTCGCCGTCCAGGTCGTGGCCAGTGCCAAGGAGCTCGGGATCGACCACGACAAGCTCAACGTCAACGGCGGGGCGATCGCGCTGGGGCACCCGTTCGGCATGACCGGCGCCCGGATGACCACCACCCTGCTGAACGGGCTCCGGGAACGGGACGGGCAGCTCGGGCTGGCCACACTGTGCGTCGGCGGCGGGCAGGGCATGGCCGTGGTCCTGGAACGGCTGGCCTGAGCCGCAAGAACGCAGACAGCACCGAGATAAAAGGAAGGCCCCGCCAATGGCGGGGCCTTCCTCGCTGGGGACTGCTAGCTCTCGTCGCCGCGCAGGATCGACAGCAGGCGGATGATCTCCACGTACAGCCACACGAGGGTCACGGTGAGGCCGAAGGCGGCGGTCCAGGAGAAGCGCTGCGGGGCACCGCTGCGGACGCCGGCTTCAATGCTGGTGAAGTCCATGATCAGGGAGAACGCGGCCAGGCCGATCGCCAGCAGGCCGATGAAGACGCCCAGCGGGATGCCGAAGATCTCCATGCTCGTGCGCAGGCCGAACGGGGAGTCCACCGCGCCGGTCCACATCATCACCATGTTGACCAGCGAGAAGACGGCGTAGCCGATGATGGCGATCATGAAGAAGCGCATGGCCTTCGGCGTGGCCCGGACCTTACCGCTCTTGAAGAGCACGAGGGTGACAGCGAAGACGGAGAGCGTGCCGATGACGGCCTGCAGGCCCACGCCGGGGTACAGCCCGTCGAGGATCCGCGTCAGGCCGCCGAGGAAGAGGCCTTCCAGTCCCGCGTAGGCCAGGATCAGCGCCGGTGACGGCTGCTTCTTGAAGGTGTTGACGAGCGCGAGGACGAAGCCGCCCAGCGCCCCGACGATCATCAGCATGGACGCCAGGCCCAGAGCGACGACCAGGGTCACGGCCGCGCCGGCGATCACCATGCCGAGGCAGGCCGCCGTCTTCATGATGACGTCGTCAAAGGTCATGCGTCCCGTGTCGGCAGGGCCGGCGGCGGGCCGGTTGTACATGTCCTGGAGCTGGTCCTGGGTCATACCCTGCTGGGCTGCATTCCAGCCGCCCTGCGCGTACTGGCCCTGGCCATACGGGTTCTGACCGAAGTTGCCCTGGCCGTACGCCTGCGGGGCAGGCGGTGCCTGGGTGGCTCCACGGAAGTTCTTTCCGTTGAAGATCGGGTTTCCGCCAAGTGCCATTGCGGGTGTCCTCCAATAAAAGGGGGTGAGTGATGAGCCATGCGGGGCTGCTGATGCTTGCTGTTGATGCCTGTTACAACCCACGCTACCAATTTCCACGGCCGACCGGGAGGGATAGTTCCCGAGGGGCCCTGGCGCAACCCAACTGTGATCTGCGGAGCCCCGTTTCCGGCCGGACGGAGGCGCCGGAGTCCGAATGTTTAGGAATACTCTGGATCAACAAAAGTTTTCTTTAGCGCACGTGAATTACTGCATGGGCACTGCTTCACGGTTGTTACCCGATCGCGACGTTCTCCCTGCTCGCGGCGGCATTTTTTGCCCCTAACGCGCTGTAGCATAGGCCAAGCAGGTGACGGACATCACAAGCTACTCCGCAGTTTCCTGCATCGCATCAAGCACCACCCGTCACCTGAACGTTCGCAGCGGTTGCAAAGGCGCAACCCAGACCACCCCCATGTGGAGGTTTTCAATTTGAGAAGCACACCGAGAGGCCTGTCGCATAGACGGCGCGGCAGACTGCTGAAAGCTGTGGGGGCCGTATTTGCCGCCGTGGCCGCACTACTGCTCATCGTCGCACCGGCATCACAGGCCACGACTCCCTCGCCGACACCATCCCCGACGGCTACCACGTTCCAAAACAGCATCAGCGGCTTCCTCCGCGGCGACGACCGCGCGCCGATAGCCGACGTGACCATCACTGCCAAGAGCGGTGACTTCACGGGAACCACGAAGTCGGGAGCCAACGGCTCATGGACCATCGGTGTCCCCACACAGGGGACGTACGAGATTGAGCTGGATGAATCCACCCTTCCGGAGGGCATCAAGCTGGCCGAGGGACAGGAAAACCCCCGCAGGGTCACTTTCAGCCAGACCTCCAACCTCTCCGTGATTTTCACCTTCGGTGAGGGCATTGTCATCCAGCAGCAGGACTTCGGCCAGAACCTGCTGAACCGTCTCGTGGCCGGCCTCAGCTTCGGTCTCCTGCTCGCCCTCGCGTCCGTGGGCCTGTCATTGATCTTCGGCACCACCGGCCTGACCAACTTTGCGCACGGCGAAATGGTGACGCTCGGCGCCGTCCTCGTCTTTGCCTTCAACGCGATGGGCCTGCCGTTCTGGCTCGCGATCATCCTGGCCCTGCTGGGCGGCGGACTGTTCGGCTATGCCCAGGATGCAGGTCTTTGGAAGCCGCTGCGGCGCCGCGGTACCGGCCTGGTTCCCATGATGATCGTGAGCATCGGCCTCGCGCTGGCCGTCCGCTACGTGATCCAGTTCTACTTCGGCGGCGCCACGCAGCAGCTGCCGTTCGCGCAGAGTTCTGAAATCCAGATCGGGCCCGTCTCCATTTCCCCTAACAACCTCTGGTCCCTCGTCATCAGCGCTGTCGTCATCGCCATCCTCGGTGTCATCCTGCTGAAGACCCGGCTCGGTAAGGCCACCCGGGCGGTCGCCGACAACCCGGCACTGGCCGCCGCCTCCGGCATCGACGTCGACTCCGTCATCAGGATCGTCTGGATTACCGGCGGCATGCTCGCCTCGCTGGGCGGCATCCTCTGGGCGTACTACCGTCCCGGCGTCACCTTCGACATGGGTTCGCAGATCCTGCTGCTCATCTTCGCCGGCGTCACCCTCGGTGGCCTCGGCACGGTCTGGGGTGCCCTGATCGGTTCCATCATTGTCGGCATCTTCGTGGAGCTGACCACCGTGTTCGGCCTCGCTGCCGACCTCAAATACGTGGGAGCACTGTTCATCATGATTGTTGTCCTCTTGTTCCGGCCTCAGGGCATCTTGGGCCGTCGCGAGCGCGTAGGTTAGGAGACAGCCATGGACTTCGGATTCATACTTTCCAGCGCTGCCGCTGAGCTGTTCAGCCCGACGACGGCGGCCTACGCCCTTGCCGCCCTCGGCCTTGCGGTCCACTTCGGCTACTCGGGCCTGCTGAACTTCGGCCAGGCCGGCTTCATGGCGGTGGGAGCCTACGGCTTCGCCATCTCCACCCTCTCCTTCGGCGTGCCCTTCTTCGTCGGCCTCCTGATCGCCATAATCTGCGCGACCATCTTCGCCTTGCTGTTGGGCATCCCCACTCTGCGCCTGCGCGCGGACTACCTGGCCATCGTCACGATCGCGGCTGCCGAAATAGTCCGCTATATCGTGACCACGAACCAGCTGACCGCGGTAACCGGCTCCGCCAACGGTCTTGCCGCCTTCGAAGGCGGGTTCTATGCCATGAACCCGTTCCCCGAGGGCTCCTATCTCGGCATGAACAACCGGGACTTCTTCATCCGGGTCGTCGGCTGGGGACTCGTTATCGTCAGCTGCACCCTGGTGTGGCTGCTGATGCGCAGCCCCTGGGGCCGCGTCCTCAAGGGCATCCGCGAAGACGAAAACGCCGTCCGCTCCCTCGGCAAGAACGTCTACGCTTACAAGATGCAGGCCCTTGTCATCGGCGGCGTGCTCGGCGCCCTGGCGGGCATGATCTTCACCCTCCCCCGCGGCGCGGTCCAGCCGGCGAACTACGGCACCGAACTGACGTTCTTCCTGTACACCTGCCTGCTGCTCGGCGGCCTCGGCACGGTGCTGGGACCGGTCATCGGCGCCATGATTTTCTGGGTCGTGCTGTCCCTGACGCAGGGCATCCTGTACGGCCTGATCGAATCAGGTGCCGTCACCTGGCTGAACACGGTCCAGGCCGGTCAGCTGCGTTACATCCTGGTGGGTGTCGCCCTGATGCTGCTGATGATCTTCAGGCCCCAGGGCGTCTTCGGCAACAAGAAGGAGCTGGCTTTCGCATGAGCACCCAAAGCGGAGAATCCGCAAACACCGGAAGCACCGGACAGTCAGAAGAAATCAACTACATGACGGACGCGCGTCCGATTGCCGCCGACGCGGCGGCACCGGGTTGCAAGAAGCGCGATCCGATCGTGGTGGCGGAAAACGTCACCCGCAGCTTCGGCGGCATCAACGCCGTCGACGTCGACTACCTTGAGATCCCGAGGCACAAGATCACGGCTCTGATCGGCCCGAACGGTGCCGGCAAGACGACCCTGTTCAACCTGCTCACGGGCTTCGATACGCCCAACTCGGGCAAGTGGCAGTTCGAAGGCCAGAGCATTGCCGGAGTCTCGCCGTACAAGGTGGCCCGGATGGGCATGGTCCGTACTTTCCAGTTGACCAAGGTCATGGGCAAGCTCACCGTGATGGAAAACATGCGCCTGGGTGGCTCCAACCAGCCCGGAGAGCGGCTGTCAAAGGCACTCTTCAAGGGCATCTGGGGCGGCCGGGAGAAGGAAATCACTGCCCAGGCAAATATCCTGCTGGAGAAATTCAAGCTGGATGCGAAGAAGGACGACTACGCGGCGTCGCTTTCCGGCGGCCAGCGCAAGCTGCTCGAAATGGCCCGGTCCCTGATGGTCCGGCCCAAACTGGTCATGCTTGACGAGCCGATGGCCGGGGTTAATCCGGCGCTGACGCAGTCGCTGCTGGACCACATCAAGAACCTCAAGGCCGAGGGAATGACCGTGCTCTTCGTTGAGCACGACATGAACATGGTCCGTCATATCGCCGACTGGGTCGTCGTGATGGCCGAGGGCAAGATCGTGGCCGAGGGCCCGCCCGCCGAGGTCATGAAGAACCCTGCAGTGATTGACGCCTACCTGGGCGCCCACCACGACGTGGACCTGGGTGACTCGGAAGGCATCAAGGAGCTCGCAGCCGAACTCGTCGCTGATGAGGAATCGATTGTCGGCACCGAAAACGCCGGCATCATCTCCCTCGACGTGGTTGCCCACGATGCGGAGGAGCCGACCAGGCCGGCCAGCAACGGTTCGGCCCACGGCAGGCGTAGCGCCGATGAGCCGAACCGGACAGACAAGGAAACAGAATGAGCGCCACCAGCGCGGCACCCGCCGCACAGCCCGTGCACGATGAGGATTCTGTCGTCAAGGTCACCAACCTGGTGGCCGGCTACCTCCCCGGCGTCAACATCCTCAACGGCTGCAGCATCGAAGCCCGCAAGGGCGAGCTGATCGGCATCATCGGGCCGAACGGAGCCGGCAAGTCGACGCTGCTCAAGGCGATGTTCGGCCTCGTCAAAGTCCACTCCGGGTCGGTTGTGGTCCGCGGCCAGGACATCACCGGGCTCAAGGCAAACAAGCTCGTCAGCAAGGGCGTCGGCTTCGTGCCGCAGAACAACAACGTCTTCGCCTCCCTGACCATCGAGGAAAACCTGCAGATGGGCATGTTCCAGCGGCCCAAGGACTTCGCCGAACGGTTCGACTTTGTCTCGGGCCTGTTCCCTGAGCTCGCTAAACGGCGCGCCCAGCGGGCCGGCTCGCTCTCCGGCGGTGAGCGCCAGATGGTCGCCATGGGGCGTGCCCTGATGATGGACCCGGCCGTGCTGCTGCTCGATGAGCCCTCCGCAGGCCTCTCCCCCGTCAAACAGGATGAGACCTTCCTCCGGGTCCACGAGATCAACCGGGCCGGCGTCTCCGTGATCATGGTGGAACAGAATGCGCGCCGCTGCCTGCAGATCTGCGACCGCGGCTACGTCCTTGACCAGGGCAAGGACGCCTACACCGGCACCGGTCGGGAACTCATGAAGGACCCCAAGGTCATCCAGCTGTACCTGGGCACGCTGGCCGACGAGGTCTAGTCCGCACTGCCTTCGCAGACGGGTCGTCACCAGCCGGTGGCGGCCCTTCTGCATGCCCGGGGCCGTTCCCGGGCTCCGCTCCAAGGGCCTCCGCAGCCACTTGCTCGGCGCCCTGGGCTGTTGCCTCAGCTGCCATAACCACCACGGCGTCACGCAGCCCGGAGTTTCGGGACGCAAGAGACCCCCGTCCGGACTGGACGGGGGTCTCGTGGTGTCGGGAGGAAGCGGCTTACAGCTGGCCGAATTCTTCCTTGGCCGGCGTGTAGGTGTTGTCATCCTGGTACTCATAGATCCCGATGTAGGCTTCGGTCGGGTCACCGGCGTCGGAGAACGTTATGGGGCCGGACTGGCCGTCATAGTCGACATCCTGGCCGTTGCGGAGGAGAGTGACGCAGGACGGGAAGGTGTTGCACTTCTCGCCACCCTCGGAAACGCCCTTGAGCTGTGCCGCGATGTCGGTGCCCTTGGTGCTCTTGGCGGCCTCGGCGGCCAGGGCGATCAGGTTCACGGCATCGTAGGATTCGCCTGCGTAGCTGTAGTCCTTCAGGGCGGGGTCGATCGTCAGGAGCTTCTTCTTGAAGTCATCCTTGGCGAAGGTGCCCGGGATGGTGCCCTGGGCGCCCTTCAGCGTGCCGGGCTGGAAGTCCTTGCTGTAGTCGGACGTGTTGCCGTCCACGAGGAACATCTGGGTGGGCTTGACGCCCTTGCCCGTCATCAGCGGAACAATGCTCTTGGCCTGGTCAAAGGTGATCAGTGCGATTGCGTCCGGCTTGGCAGCGATGATCTTGTCCACCTGGCTGCTGAACTGGGAATCGCCTTCGTTGAAGAGTTCCTCGGCGACAACCTGGCCGCCTGCTGCCTCGAACGCTGCCTTCACGTTCTTCGCCAGACCGGTGCCGTAAGCGTCGTTCAAGACGATCATGCCAACGGTCTGGGCTCCACAGGTAGCCATGTAGTTGCCGAGGACCTTGCCCTGGAGCACGTCCGAGGGGGCGGTGCGCCAGTAGAGGCCCTTGTCGTCCCAGGCGGTGAAGTCCGGCGAGGTGTTGGCCGGGGAGAACTGGATAACGCCGGCACCGGTGATCTGGTTGATGACCGTCTTGGACACACCGGAGGAAGCCGCACCAACGATTGCGCTGACGCCTGAGCCAAGCAACGCGTTGGTGGACTGCGTGGCAATGTCCGTCTTGGTGTCGCCGGAGTCTCGGTGAATGACCTCGACCGGTTTGCCCAGCACGCCGCCGGCATCGTTGATTTCCTTGATGCCGAGGTTGACACCCGCGATTTCGGGCGGGCCGAGGAAGGCCAGCGACCCGGTGGTCGGCAGGAGCGAGCCGATCTTGAGCGGCGTCGGGGTGGTCGTTGTGGAAGCAGGCACGGAACCGCCGGCAGCGGCGGCAGTGGTGGCGCTGCCGGTTGCACTGGGGGCCGGGCAAGCGATGCCTGCGGCCGCGGCGGTGGGGGATCCAGTCGACGTCGGGGTGGACGGGCCACCACAAGCCGTAGCCAGAAGAGCGACGCCGATGCTAAGCGATGTGAGCTTAGCGATGCGGGGCGCCACCTGGGGGAGTGAAGTCATGTAAAAAATCTCCTCGATCTAAAGGTGCGAACGGCCTTTGATGCGAAAGATCAGGTGTTCCTGATTTAACTTCAAGCTAGTGCAATTTTGGCCCGAACATAAGTGACTACGGTCACATCCTTATAACACTCGTTGCATAGAGGAAATCAGGTCAGTGCGGGGCCCCGGGGCTGGAGACGTCGTTTCGACGCGTCAGGGGTCACTGTCGCGGGTTTTCTCCGCACGGACGGGCTCGTCCCCCGCCGTCGGACCCTGCGACCGCGGCGTGGCGGCGCCGTGCCGCCACGCCGTCAGGATCGCCGTGGAACCGGGGAACTACCCGGTCTTCATCCAGCCGCCGCAACTTTCGGACTCAAACCGTCGCCCGGGCGTCGGTGGAGGCCACAGGTTGTTTTGGCGGCTCCGAGCAGGGAATTCCTTCCGTCATGTTCGCTGGTCTCGAAGCCCCTCACTTGCCGCCGGAGCTCTGAGTCGCAACTTCGGCCTTGGGAGTCGTGGGCGTAGTCGGGGTTTACCTGGTATGCGTGCTGGTCGAGCGTCAGTGCCTGCTGGTTGATTTCCTGCAGCTGGGCGTCTGAGAGCTTTTCCGCCTTGACGAGGTCCAAGGTCTCCTGATTCTCGCCGCCCTCGGCTGTCACTTTCACCAGACCCGTGCCTGCTGAATAGTACTTCCGCTGGTGACCCACTTGCGGTTCCAGCGGGTTGTGTTCATCAATGACCAGCACATCGTCGTAGCATCCGGTGGGAACACATACTGGCTCGTGCTCCTTGAAGACCGCCCCGCAGTCCAGGAAGCCCACCGCCGGCGCGTGAGCCTGCACGTAGCTCACCGTGCCGGTCCGGGGCTCGGTCTGCATCGCGATGCCTGCCTGGGCTCCGGAGATGCCGCTGAGAAAGGTGTTCGGCGCGCCGATGAATGTGCCGCCTTCGAACTCTTCCGGGTACTCCCCGAAGAGCCAGACGTCGCCACTTTCCGTCTGGGCAAAAAAGGCCAGTTCGGATTCCACCAGCTCCCCATCGGCGTAGTCCCGGTCCCACAACACCTGGGTCTTTACGCCGTCTATCACTTTGGTCAGTCCGGTCACGGAGTGGACCACCGTGCGCTCGGTATCGCCTTCCGCACTCGTGACCGTGCCCGTTGTTGTGTACTGCATGCCGGGCGTCAGCGGAAACCACTTATTGTCTATCCTCGGCGACGCCGGGAAGGCGGTGCGGTCGAAGTGCAGGGCGGACTCTGGTCCGCAGAGCCCTACAGCCACCGACGTCACCGTCGGCGACACCGGAGGTGACGAAGACGCCGACACCGCCGGCGACGCCTGAGGCGATGCTGAATCCGATGCGGCTGGGGAATTGACCGGAGCCGGGGCAGCACTTTGTGCAGTACACGACGCCACTGTGGACATCGTCACAAACAGCATGAGAACGGAACCCAACTCTTTTAGTCGTTCGTGGGGCTGGAACATTTCGGTGACCTTTCGCTGTTGGAATGTTGTGGCTTCCAGCAGCTGTCTTCGGCCCCCTTGCCTTCAGGGCAGCGCTGGCGAAACCGCGCTACGCCGAGCGGGAGGAAGTTGCCCGAACGGGACGCGGATCGGGGTGTCTCGGGCGAGTCGCCGAGGAGGAGAGGGACGTGCGTTCAGCCTCCTCTCCTCAACCTGAGACCACTGCCAATTCCGGATAGGTGTAGCAGAATGATGGCCCTATTTCGGCCATTTGAGTAGAGGACGGCAGCACTCATTTGACCAGAGCGTGAATCTATCGGCCGACAAAGTCAGTATCGGACCGCCGCCGCCTCATTAGCCATAAGTACCGCCGGTGGGACTCGAACCCACAACACGCGGATTTTTAAGTCCGGCGGCTGGCCTTGCATGGGGTGCGGGGTGGTGCAATTTCCGTGTTATTACTGGGTTCGCTGGTGCGGCTAGGTGCCGGGTCATTTTAGAAATTGGTCACCAAAATGGTCACCAAGCCTTCGAATGGCCGACGTTCCCGGACATGACAAAAGACCCCCGATTTCCCTAGTTCTAGGGAAATCGGAGGTCCTTGCGTTGTACCCCAGGTGGGACTCGAACCCACAACACGCGGATTTTAAGTCCGCTGCCTCTGCCAATTGGGCTACTGGGGCGCCCGGTCCATGGTATCCCGTCGGGCCGTCCTCCGCCCCTGCCAAGGTCAGCCGAACGGGCCGGCGTAGCGGAAGGTCCCGCTGACGCCACCCGGCCAAAGGGCCAGCGGAAGCAGCTGGAAGTGCACGCCCCAGGCGGGGTCCGGGGCCTCGACGCCGAGGGAGGTGGACGGCACGAAGCCGAACCTCGAGTAATACTCCGGGCTGCCGAGCAGGGCGATACCGCACTCCCCCGCCACATTTGCGCGGGCTATGGTTTCCGTCATCAGCGCGGAACCGATGCCATGGCGCTGCAGCCGCGGCACCACGCCGATGGGACCAAGGCCCAGCAGTTTCAGCTCCCCCGCCCAGCCGCGGGTACTGATCACATGGCCCACAATCTCGCCGTCGAGCTCCGCAACGACGCTGAACTCCGGCAAGTATTCCTCGCACTCGAATAGCCTGGCGAGCAGTTCGACCTCCTCCGGTTCCCCGTCGAACCGGAGCCCGGTGACGGGCGAGACGGCGAAGGCCGCGGCAGCCAAGGCCAGGAGGGCAGGGCGGTCGGCGGGCTGTTCGCTGCGCAGCACGAGCTCGGGCGCGGGCTTCCGCTCCCCGCTGTCGGCGACCAGCTCGTGCAGTACCTCGAGGGCACGGTCGGCGTCGGCCACGGGGACCAGAATATGGTCGTGGTGGAATCCTGCCAGGACATTGCAGCTGATCTTCGCCTCGGTCAACGCGGCCCTGACGGCTGCCGTCAGGCCGACCGCCTCGAGCGCGGAGTGCACCTGCAGCGTGATCCAGGCCCCGACAAAGTCATAGGACAGCTCCAGCCGGTCCGCCTCGGCCCGTGGCAGCACCACGGTCAGGCCTTCCGCCTCCCGGACGGCTGCCGCGATCGCGCCTGCCAGGGGTTTACCATGCGGCCACAGGGCATAGACGAACTCGCCGTCGCGGCGTTCGGG harbors:
- a CDS encoding Bax inhibitor-1/YccA family protein; amino-acid sequence: MALGGNPIFNGKNFRGATQAPPAPQAYGQGNFGQNPYGQGQYAQGGWNAAQQGMTQDQLQDMYNRPAAGPADTGRMTFDDVIMKTAACLGMVIAGAAVTLVVALGLASMLMIVGALGGFVLALVNTFKKQPSPALILAYAGLEGLFLGGLTRILDGLYPGVGLQAVIGTLSVFAVTLVLFKSGKVRATPKAMRFFMIAIIGYAVFSLVNMVMMWTGAVDSPFGLRTSMEIFGIPLGVFIGLLAIGLAAFSLIMDFTSIEAGVRSGAPQRFSWTAAFGLTVTLVWLYVEIIRLLSILRGDES
- a CDS encoding branched-chain amino acid ABC transporter permease; this encodes MGAVFAAVAALLLIVAPASQATTPSPTPSPTATTFQNSISGFLRGDDRAPIADVTITAKSGDFTGTTKSGANGSWTIGVPTQGTYEIELDESTLPEGIKLAEGQENPRRVTFSQTSNLSVIFTFGEGIVIQQQDFGQNLLNRLVAGLSFGLLLALASVGLSLIFGTTGLTNFAHGEMVTLGAVLVFAFNAMGLPFWLAIILALLGGGLFGYAQDAGLWKPLRRRGTGLVPMMIVSIGLALAVRYVIQFYFGGATQQLPFAQSSEIQIGPVSISPNNLWSLVISAVVIAILGVILLKTRLGKATRAVADNPALAAASGIDVDSVIRIVWITGGMLASLGGILWAYYRPGVTFDMGSQILLLIFAGVTLGGLGTVWGALIGSIIVGIFVELTTVFGLAADLKYVGALFIMIVVLLFRPQGILGRRERVG
- a CDS encoding branched-chain amino acid ABC transporter permease, whose protein sequence is MDFGFILSSAAAELFSPTTAAYALAALGLAVHFGYSGLLNFGQAGFMAVGAYGFAISTLSFGVPFFVGLLIAIICATIFALLLGIPTLRLRADYLAIVTIAAAEIVRYIVTTNQLTAVTGSANGLAAFEGGFYAMNPFPEGSYLGMNNRDFFIRVVGWGLVIVSCTLVWLLMRSPWGRVLKGIREDENAVRSLGKNVYAYKMQALVIGGVLGALAGMIFTLPRGAVQPANYGTELTFFLYTCLLLGGLGTVLGPVIGAMIFWVVLSLTQGILYGLIESGAVTWLNTVQAGQLRYILVGVALMLLMIFRPQGVFGNKKELAFA
- a CDS encoding ABC transporter ATP-binding protein, translated to MSTQSGESANTGSTGQSEEINYMTDARPIAADAAAPGCKKRDPIVVAENVTRSFGGINAVDVDYLEIPRHKITALIGPNGAGKTTLFNLLTGFDTPNSGKWQFEGQSIAGVSPYKVARMGMVRTFQLTKVMGKLTVMENMRLGGSNQPGERLSKALFKGIWGGREKEITAQANILLEKFKLDAKKDDYAASLSGGQRKLLEMARSLMVRPKLVMLDEPMAGVNPALTQSLLDHIKNLKAEGMTVLFVEHDMNMVRHIADWVVVMAEGKIVAEGPPAEVMKNPAVIDAYLGAHHDVDLGDSEGIKELAAELVADEESIVGTENAGIISLDVVAHDAEEPTRPASNGSAHGRRSADEPNRTDKETE
- a CDS encoding ABC transporter ATP-binding protein, with product MSATSAAPAAQPVHDEDSVVKVTNLVAGYLPGVNILNGCSIEARKGELIGIIGPNGAGKSTLLKAMFGLVKVHSGSVVVRGQDITGLKANKLVSKGVGFVPQNNNVFASLTIEENLQMGMFQRPKDFAERFDFVSGLFPELAKRRAQRAGSLSGGERQMVAMGRALMMDPAVLLLDEPSAGLSPVKQDETFLRVHEINRAGVSVIMVEQNARRCLQICDRGYVLDQGKDAYTGTGRELMKDPKVIQLYLGTLADEV
- a CDS encoding ABC transporter substrate-binding protein, with translation MTSLPQVAPRIAKLTSLSIGVALLATACGGPSTPTSTGSPTAAAAGIACPAPSATGSATTAAAAGGSVPASTTTTPTPLKIGSLLPTTGSLAFLGPPEIAGVNLGIKEINDAGGVLGKPVEVIHRDSGDTKTDIATQSTNALLGSGVSAIVGAASSGVSKTVINQITGAGVIQFSPANTSPDFTAWDDKGLYWRTAPSDVLQGKVLGNYMATCGAQTVGMIVLNDAYGTGLAKNVKAAFEAAGGQVVAEELFNEGDSQFSSQVDKIIAAKPDAIALITFDQAKSIVPLMTGKGVKPTQMFLVDGNTSDYSKDFQPGTLKGAQGTIPGTFAKDDFKKKLLTIDPALKDYSYAGESYDAVNLIALAAEAAKSTKGTDIAAQLKGVSEGGEKCNTFPSCVTLLRNGQDVDYDGQSGPITFSDAGDPTEAYIGIYEYQDDNTYTPAKEEFGQL
- a CDS encoding N-acetyltransferase, with translation MTAEKDLHTLLATMRPERRDGEFVYALWPHGKPLAGAIAAAVREAEGLTVVLPRAEADRLELSYDFVGAWITLQVHSALEAVGLTAAVRAALTEAKISCNVLAGFHHDHILVPVADADRALEVLHELVADSGERKPAPELVLRSEQPADRPALLALAAAAFAVSPVTGLRFDGEPEEVELLARLFECEEYLPEFSVVAELDGEIVGHVISTRGWAGELKLLGLGPIGVVPRLQRHGIGSALMTETIARANVAGECGIALLGSPEYYSRFGFVPSTSLGVEAPDPAWGVHFQLLPLALWPGGVSGTFRYAGPFG